The Syngnathus acus chromosome 2, fSynAcu1.2, whole genome shotgun sequence genomic interval TGGTGTGGAGGGAATTAAATcgttatattttaaaatgtcccTGAGTGTTATTGCACTCCATGTAATGCGATACTTGGCAAATTGTCATTTACGAGAGATGGACGTCAATTGGTACAATTCAGTTTGATGTTCCAGATGATTTGTTGTTACTTGGAATTTGATTATGTTAGATAATTTTGGCTTTGGAAGCTTTTACATGCAGTTACATATTAATAACCATGACAAGCTAGCCGCACTGTAATAAAATGGAAACGCAATCCCACTGAATGAAAAAGAATTGAATCATTCTCCTGTACTGTTGTGTGCTGTTCTTGAAGCTCAGGCCAAAGTATCAAGATGGTGCAATAAACAGTTTGAGTTTCTAATTGTGGCAGGGCCTTTCATTGATGCAACTGGGTCAAGATATTGGAATAAACATTTTGGCTTTgtcctgtattttttttccaggtctCGCACCAAATCCAACAAGTTTTCCTACAGGTAAGGAATCGTAAAACCATATTTACATAATGATAATAGTAATCATGAACTAATGTAAAATCCATTTCTCTCCAGCGGATGTTACTGATATCGCCACAGGtatgacataaaaacaagtaatagcggaaaataaaacagcataCACATCAATATGTATTGCAACTTCAGTTTATACGATAATTAATTTTGTAACTATTTTTGCACATAATGACTacatcaaaatgattttacaTTTGTTCATTAATGCAGATCCTAAAAACAACTTCACTAGCATTTTGGTGAATGTTTATCTGGGATTGGCTGTTTTGATGATCCTAACTTCTGGATACATTATCTGTAAGTTTAAAATCTCAAGACATAAATAGGAATGTTGTAATCTAGACCACTACTAGACACCAACACACTGAATACTTCACAACCTATTTACGTATTTCTTACAGATAAAAGGTGTGGGACTGACTTGGCCATATCAGTGGGGTTTAAAAGTTTACCAACTTCAGTGGAAGTTCCCATCCATGTGCTCTTGGTGTATCCCCCTGAGAATGGAGCCTTCCAGAAGGCTGTGATGGCCCTGGCAGAATTCCTGCAGAACCATGCAGGCTGCAGCGTTGTGATCGATGCATGGCAGCAGAGCAGAATTGCACGTGATGGTCCCATGCGTTGGCTGGCTGACCAAGTCAAAGCTGCACAGCGTGTCCTCATCGTGTGCCCGTCGGTAAGATGTCAAATTCATGTCGGTAGTGAATGCAGTATTCGGTGATGCAAATGAACACTTGTGTCCAAACAAAATTTGCGTCTACTGTGCCATTCTGTATTATACTTTACACCCACCTCCATTTTTCTACTGACCAAAGGCACATAtttaaaattagaaaaaaatcaaagcacaCAACTAAGCCAAAATGTCTGGCCTCCATGAAGTGGACTTTGCAAATTTTCCCTGTTCTTGTGCAGGTTTTCTTGCAGAGTTAAACCAATATATTTGTTTACTGCATTATGCATTTTGCCGTCATTGATCCATGATGTCAACTATGGGGCTTTCATTGCAGTCAAGCCACCCTACCTCCACTCCCATATCCACCACCATGGGGGGAATCGCCATACCGGCTGCAGCGCACGACCTTTACCCTCTGATCCTCAACATGGTCGCAAGTCGCGCTAAGAGTGCTGATGAGCTCGCTAAGTTCTGGGTGCTGCAGCTAGGTGATCACCAAGAGAAGAGGCCATGTAACCTGGCTCCAGAACTGAGAGCATGCAAGCTTTTTTGTTTACTGAAAGATCTGGACAAACTGTGCCGCAGTCTGCACACTCAAAGACAAGATGGCAAAAAGAGATTGACTCTATTCTTGAGACCTGGGCTAATTGATAATAGGTATGACAGTATGGTGAAGTTAAAAGACTCTGTTGAAAAAATAAGGGGATGTTTATTGATTTCGAAAGAGGCACTGCCGgacaattctttttaaaatacaattttaaatttcgttgtacgtgtgacaatgacaaataaagatctatctatctaaaaaaaataaaaataaaaaattctgtgATCATCACTGTTTGAATATTTAGCTTGGACTAATATTAATAATCCACATAGTTGAACCTAtggaattataaaaaaataaaaattatatatattttttcaagtacAGAAGATTCCATTCATGTTTTACGTATGGTTGCACCTATTTATTCTGaacagcatttttttgggtAGATTCCTGCATCTGTTTGACTACAAGTAttaaacataaataataaattaataagaCATGACATGCCAGAACGTATATTTTAGGAGGAACTATGCGAATCAACTGGATAAGACAGCAGTGTACTGTGTTAtgcacaaaatataaatatgctttcatgtttttgttattgttttctaaatttaaatttaaataatttaaattacaaacttaaattatttaaatttaagTTTGAGTTTTGTCAAAGTTAAATTGTAAGTTTGTTCGAAACGGTGTTCTTTTTCCGGTGGGAGGAACTCGTTTTGTGCCACGTGACCAAACACGGAAGTAATGTCTTGCCTCGTACGGATGCGCTGAAGTCTTAAAAGGAATTTCGATAGAAGGAATTTTTGTTTGctatttgaaacattttgggaaAGTTAATCGATCGATTTGGACTGGGAACATGACCCAAGCAGAGAAAGAGCAAGACAatggaaaggaaaaagaaaaagagcgcGACAAAGAGAAGGAGAGGGAGCAAAGAGGAGTGAAAAGACCCATTGCTCCACCGACCATCCCCGAGCCCCTCCAGGAGGTGAGCTGGCGAGTCCCATTTTCATAGTTAGTTTTTGatgaatcaattaatcaaattgTTCCACCTCAATTTTTTCTTCTACAGCAAATACAGAGCAACTTTGTAATCGTCATCCATCCTGGATCGAGGACGCTGCGTATTGGGCGAGCGACGGACAACCTTCCGCTCACGATTCCACACATGATAGCACGTCGCCACAAACAAAGTGGCCAGTCCCGATACGAAGATGCCTGGCTGCTCAGGGACGGTCTAAATGTGCGTAAGAGATGTAGCCTGTAATGACTTGATTTATCATTGTCATTGACCTCACTGCATCCTTCCACATGTTCTGTCCCAGAAACCTGAGAGTAATGAACAGAGACAAAATGGGCTTAAAATGGTTGACCAGGCCATTTGGTCAAAGAAGATGTCCAATGGAGTGAGGAGGACACCAGTGTCTGctgagcaggtgtgtgtgtctagAACTAGATCTGCACCGGGAAACCCAACTATAAGACCACCATCTAAAACTACTATTGCACTACATTATGGTGCTTGACAAATCAGTTTAATACTTTGTGAACTCACTTGCAGAGGTCTAGTGACACATCCTGACACAAGTTTTCTCTCCATATTCAGGCAAGAGCATATAACTGTCAGATCCGTCCAGCCGTGCTAGACAGCAACTCTCGGGTGAAATGGACCAACACATCTCACCACCCGCCTTATTTGATAGGAGAGGAGGTAAGTGCAAGAGTCTGCATGAGAATGAAGAAGTTTGACGGCAGCTCACTGTCTCTGCCTCTTCCCGCCATCACAACGCAGGCCGTGTATGTGAAACCAACAGACTCTTATGACATCCACTGGCCCGTAGTTCGAGGTCAGCTCAACGTGCACGCTGGCCCTGGAGGCTCACTAACTGCTGTCCTGGCTGACCTTGAGACCATCTGGAGTCATGTTATTCAGAAGAACTTGGAGATCCCGCTCAAAGACCTAAAGGTGGGAAACATCAGAAGTTGaatttacgtttttttttgttttacatgctGTGTAGACAAACGTCTTGCGATGCAAGTCTTATATGGATGATTAATCAAACCTCTGTTAGGAATGCAGAGTTTGAGACGAATTGCCCTTGAGCTTGTTTACCAACCTCAAATCAGCCCCAGGGCTGCTTGGGAAACCTCAACTTTTCACACATTgttattgaagaaaaaaaatctatgatAATGTCTTAActtcacaaaataatgttcaATGACCGTTGACAGTATTACAGATGCATCCTTTTGGTTCCCGACATCTACAACAGGCAGCATGCCAAGGAACTGGTCTCCATGCTCCTGCTTAATATGGGCTTCTCAGGTATTCCGCTTGCAATACCTTCAGGTCAGCCTCCGACAGTcgtcttatttttcttttgccgaTATGTGTCTGTATGTGTACAGCAATCATAGTGCACCAGGAGTCAGTGTGTGCGACATTTGGCAGTGGGTTGAGCAGCGCTTGTGTCGTAGACGTTGGAGACCAGAAGACCAGTCTCTGCTGTGTAGAGGACGGAGTTTCCCATCGGAACTCCAGGTGAGGATATTGAGAAAGGTTGGGAAGCACAACTGCAGGagctagaaaataaaaatcatgaaataatATTCAAGTTATCTAAATAATTTACAAAAATACTGGCATAcctagaaaaaagaaaaggaatggAGTGAGATTCTTCAACGTGaccttattattatttttttcattcatactTAATAATGGGTAACACGTTTTGGTTTGCAATTTTGTCATCTATAATTTCTAGATCATTCATACTCTCTATTATAACCTTCACAGGTTGTCTTTGGCGTATGGTGGTGCAGATGTGACCCGCATTTTATTCTGGCTCCTGCAGAGGGCAGGATTTCCCTACAGAGACTGTCAGTTGTCCAACAGGTTGGACTGTCAGCTACTACAACATATAAAGGAGACACTCTGCCATTTGGACCAGGTGTGTGAGCCAAATATTACAGAATTTTAggtgtttgtcttttaaattgAGTACCGTCACTGTCCAATGGTGTCATTGGCTTTATAATAATATGCGAGTTACATTTAATGCACTGGTTTTTAAGAAGTACAATGTAGGTCGCCATTGTTGTGTATGTCACAATGTCTAGCTTCTTGTATGCAaaccaattaaaaatattttccccgGTTCCGTTAAGGACATATCTGGACTTCGAGATCATGAATTCCAAACCCGTTTCCCAGATGCCCCAGCTTTTCTCTTCCAGGTTCGCTTAGGCGATGAAAAATTACAGGTACTCAAATCATAACAActccattttgtgtttgctccCACATGACCTTATTACTCATTCCCTTGCATAAAATAGGCGCCCATGGGACTGTTCTACCCCAGCACGTTTGGTATCGTCGGTCAGAAGATGACATCGCTACAGTTTCGTTCTCAAGGTGACTCAGAAGACCCTCATGATGAACTTTATTTATTGGCCACGCACAGCAAACAAgaccaggtaaaaaaaaaatgctgtataTTGTTCTGTACTGGAAATGCACACATCATTTCTGCTGTTCctcatcctttttttcttatctttCTCCAACAGTCTTCCAAGAATGCTTCGGACCGCAAGGTGCTCTCAAGACAAGGCGGCGCTTTGGATGGCGACGCGAGTGGTCAAGGAGGCATTGGTGAGTTGTCAGAACTGCCCAGGAGCAGCGGCGGCAGTGGAGGAATGCAGGCTGAGACGGATATTGGAGCCGCCCAGGGAGAGTGCCTGATGGGAGTcggggaggcggaggaggccCTCTCCACACATCTCTCCAGGAAGACTGCAATCATGAACCAGTTTGAGGGCAAAGCTCTCGGCCTGGATAAAGCCATATTGCACAGCATCGACTGTTGTGGTAATAAAAACACGCAAAGAAGAAAGCATTCATTGAAGAAAGTTTGTCGAAGTAAAGTGCTGTCTTGTCGTTTGAAAGCCTCGGACGAGACCAAGCGAAAGATGTACAGCTCCATCCTGGTGGTGGGTGGAGGGCTCATGTTTCATGGCGCTCAGGAGTTCCTACTTCACCGCATCATCAACAAGATGCCACCGTCCTTCAGAAGGCTTGTGGACAATGTGGAAGTGATCACAAGGCCAAAAGTAAGTGGCACATTAGTCCTAATTTTCTTCTCTccgtgtgtttattttgcttcctcaatttcatttgattttatgCAGGGATTTTGTCTGATAATGAGTAATATGCAAGTACAAGCTTATTGGTTTAACTTAAAGAATGTAGAAATTTCCATGTGGTGAAAAGATATCCACTGCTCTCCTACTGCACTGTTTGTTGACATGCAGGATATGGACCCTAGACTGATATCATGGAAGGGGGGAGCTGTGCTGGCTTGTCTGGACACAACACAAGAAATGTGGATCCACCAGAGAGAGTGGCAGCGGTTTGGTGTTCGAATGTTACGTGAGCGGGCTGCTTTTGTCTGGTGAAAGTCATCGAAACAGACTGGTGAAAATCTAAGGACATgacccaaaaatatttcagacaAAATTGAAGTAAGTACTGTTGTACATTATCAGTCAGGCGTTCGGACTACTTATCAAGTGCCCCTTTTTGAATCGTGGGGTGAAATGATAACTGGAACACTAACTATACATCATTTAATTGACattggaaaacaaatagaGGTCTTGCTTTGATATTGATGAAGGGTCTTTGAATTTTGAGTTGGATGCACTTTTGTGCCGAAAACTCCTACAAAGCTTCATAGGTGTCACTAACCTTATTGAGATCTACTTTCATGTCGCCATGAAGTCACCACTCAAGTTTGTCACCTCGTGACTGCAACATTCTTTTTCTAACTGCATAGTGTAATTCTCAAATAAACTAGAATAAAAATATGGCAATACTGTATTACAGTAACTCATTCCTTGGATAAATCACACAgtcaacttgttttcaaagataatttattttaacgAAGTTAATCATATTTAATATCTATCATGTGTCATTAACTTCAATCGAgcacaaaaagcaaagaatATTGCAAATAATATCATGAAAACAACTTCAGTGAGAAAAGTAAGAAAAATAATGCAGTGGGGATGGGGGGGTGCGATCGATGAGCTGCCAAATCAGCCAATATGGTTCCTACTTATAGGAATTCCCAAAAAGGCGTCAAAAAACTACTTAGGCAGTGGCGGCTCAAGAAGTGGGGCTTCACCACTGTGACTGCCAGTCTATACAGTAGCTGGGCCCACGCCTACACACACAGTGTAGGCGTTTACCTGCACAAAAGAAAACGAGGTCATTCCAACATTAATGCAACATtatatattcatattattCAAGAATGCAAAATATGTACCTGCAAGCGCTTGCACCTTTACTAAACTCATGCTTGAGTAGTCTGTAGTAGGACGAGTGGTAGTTTATCAAAACGGAACCTTATGGGCTATGTAAAGACATTTATTACTAGAGATACAGCACTTGTGTTGGGCCTTAGTGGGTAGGCTATATGTGATGTTGTGgccagtgtgtttgtgtgtgtgtgcatgtgtgtaatttcaccttcctcatcctcctcccccCATTGGAGGAGGACTGGGCCCACCACCAAAGTTTATTCTTCCAAACCGCCTTCGGCCCCCAGGGGGACCTGGAGGACTGTACGAGACAAACAAATGCCAAATGAGGCTTAACTCTtaatttggggggaaaaaaaagacattaaacgGCAATCATACAGTGAATCCCCGCTATCCACAGGATGTGGGTCAAAGTGTGAAAATCGGCCGCACCTCAAATGGTTTATACTCTACTGGAGATGCCACAAgatcaaatgcaaaatgacaaaagcaaaTGACTAATTTTGTCTAAATATGGCTCTTAACTCCTTCAGAACCAAGGTGCCATCAAATGGTGCCAAAGCAATACTCATACTGCTTAGAActgagcacaaaaacaacGCATAGGTGACTTTTTCAGCGGTTAAAAAATCCACCAATAGGCAAAGGCTGAACTGCAAATACGTAGGGATTCACTGCAATATAACCACTACTACTGAAGCTTACATACCCTCTGCCATCAGAAAACCGTGACGAGCTATGTCCATCTTTTGTCAGGTCTGGGTcaattattgttttaaaactggtggggagaagaaaaaaaaaagtcaactgtTTTTGTACTAGGACAAAAGCAAATATACaatttataaattattttagagACTATGAAATGCAGATGGTTTCATTCTAAGTAATGGACTCAACTCTCTTTACGGATGGGTTACATCAACAGTATAGCAATATGGATACTAATTATTTATGGAAGGACTCATAAATTGACTTACAACAGGCCAAAAAACTCCACAGCTCCCCAGAAGAGGTCAACCACTAAAGACAGTCGCCATGGTGACTGGCTCCGGCTGTCCAGAACTTGACCTGGCAAAAAGAGGGTCAAGGTGATGTTGAATAAGAATATAGTGTGATACACTACAGGGTGTTGTTCCCCATGTCTGGACACACAGGCAATGTGGAGTGATTCAATTGAGGTCTCGTGAATCTTCCAAAAAACCtccaaataacaaatgttggaACTCATGTTGGAGATGTTAATATTCTAATTGAATACATGTTGAAAACGTGCATCTTGAAATATATCCAATTCGAACAACGCCCGAATGAGGCGACTCAAACCAATGGCCGAAACGATGGACATAAAACACAGAGCAAATATACACTGGCTGGCAAATTAATGTTAAAAACCAcgaaatattgtttgttgtttttgagaaGCAGGGCAAGTTAGCAAACACGCTGGTTAGCGGCTATAAACGCTAACTGTCAAACTTCCGACTCACCCCATACATTAAACGGTAAAAGACTTTTCAATTAAAGTCCCAAGGCATACTATGTGATAGAGACATTATGTATTGGATAAAATTGATAGAAGATATCAGAAACCACTCACCGTTCGACACGTACACCATTTTCAGGGAACTAACAACATACGTACTTGCGTTGCCACATGACGTTCACTTCCGGGTTCATATGTGACGAAATACCGCGACAATTACTACAATCTGTCAACAAGACAAGTCATCAGAAATGTTCTGTGGAGAAATGTTCGGTGTAtagttttatcttttttttttttttggatttgaacccaaaataaatagaagtttttgtgtgtgcagtaAGGAATTGGTCAGTTTCAAACttgagttagggtttcaaagtaggctttcaaacaagggttagggttttaaaaatAGGGTTTGAAAccaaggcggctcggtggcgcactggctagcacgtccgcctcacagtacggagggtgtgggttcgattccacctccggccctccctgtgtggagtttgcatgttctccccgtgtccgcgtgggttttctccgggtcctccggtttcctcccacatccccaaaaacatgcttggtaggctgattgagcgctccaaattgcccctaggtgtgagtgcgtgtgcggatggttgttcgtctctgtgtgccctgcgattggctggcaaccggttcagggtgtcccccgcctactgcccgatgacagctgggataggctccagcaagcccgcgacccccgtggggatacagcggtacagaaaatggatggatgggtttgAAACCAGGGTTGGTTGGGTTATTGGGGTTAGGTTATGGTTAGGGATTAGatttagggttggggtttggACCTAGGGTTCGGGTTTGTAAGTCAGGTTttaaactagagttagggtttggAAGTATGGATTTAAACTAGgtctagggttttaaactactgttagggtttcaaagtagggtttcttttgcAGTAGATTTTCCTGCTATGGGTTTTCAATATAAAAGGTGTTTCTTGTGCAAGGTAACCACTTCTATAGTACTATAGTCACAAATACAACAGCTAAAGACCATCTAGCAGTTCAGCATTGACAGCCCAAGGATACTTTTGGTCATGTTTTGGCGCAATGCCCAATCTACCTTTTTTATATACATGGCCCTCAAATAACATCTATTGTTCAAAATTGCAGGATAAATACCTTGGTACCTGTTACTGTTTACCTACACTTAAGTGTCCTTGATTATTATGAGGTTCTTTATGTGCTGTGAATTGCAGTTGAAACATACTTAAAGATGCATTTGAGGTGCGTAATCAACATACTTGCTGTTATACTTGTATTACAGAAGCACCATGTTGCAAAATAGACCTTTATTCCAACATTtccaaaacattacaaaataatataaagaCAAGCAAAACCATAAATTACACTGGAGATTTTCACAATGTTCGCTCCCATTATTTAAACAGTTTAAACAGTAATTATTTTACAATGCTTCTCCATAATCTATCCGAGTATCTTTCCATCCAGGGCAGAGtgtaaacataaaaacagaaaatagaTTATAAACAAGTATTTACTCGTGTCGTAggaatgtttgtgtgcactGCAACACCGGAGCATCATTGATGAAGCCTTGCATAAAGTTTTCTGTCAGAGCCAAAAATGGACTCAGTGGCTCGCTTTCAACAATAACAAAGATTAGGAGGGCGACTACAACAAACACCACAAATTGGATATGGATGGGAACCATTCGGTGCTCAATTTCGCTTCTCTCCTTAGTAGTGGGGCTGATTGGAGGGCTTGGGGAGCTCAGCTGTTTGGGCCTCCTGGCTGCACTCATGATAGGTCTTCGACAGGTAAAGGAATGTAAGCGTGAGGTTCAAAGGGATAAAATCTTTCTTAAGATACAATTGTTGACATGCACTTCTGCCAAAAAGTCAGACACATTTGACTTTCAAGTTCAGGATGATCCCAAAATGAACCAAACTTTCCAGTTGATTTGTTTCTCTAAACTTTTTAATGGAAGTCTAACTGTTCAATGTTTTATGAGTTCTCGAAAACTTGCTGCTCTTACTTCTTAATTCAAGCACTAAGGCTGCAGTGTCCAATTGTGTTAGAACTTACCTGAATCTTGTATTTGTAGGCTCGATGTTAGGGAGCAGGTCCTTCTTGGGTCCCTGTAGAAGCAGAAGATCGAATTACTTACAAAAATAAGTTGAGCTGGAGACACTGTTAAGGAAAGTAGCAAAACAAGCTAGAAAATACAAGATACTTTAATAATCCAATCAAACAAATGAGAAGCAAACATTAACCAAAAGTGTGTTCTTGTAACCATCGTATAGATGTCTGCAAATGGGATGGGTGCACCTTCGTTTCCTGGTTAGGACGAGATTCTGTGGGTACGAAGTACTGAGATGAAGTGGTTTCCGCCACAACGATGTCCgactaaaagaaaaatgtatacgAGGATTACATATTCCACTTCAAACTGAATTCAAGGTTTGTGGACGTCGCTCTCCTGCAACTCGCTGTTGACCTCTCcatctgttgttttgtttgattgtaGTGAAAATCATTGTGAGCACtctaaaccccccccccccaaaggcAAATACCTCTTCATCATTTTCAGTGGCGAAGTTCTCTGAGGAACAGTTGGGATCTTGGATTGATTGTTCCGGGACCTGCCAGATTAAAACGCTATTACAACGTTTCAGTGACAGTACAAGTCTATTTTAACAACAaccatttcacattttaatcacACAACTTAAACGTAAACTACATACAACAGATTTTTAaaggtgataaaaaaaatgcattttgttttgtgacccTCACCATGCCACCAAGCAGAACATTTCAattctggtaaaaaaaaaaaaaaagtgtacctGTGATCCTAATCCCGAGTTTTGATCTAAAGATGACGCTCCACTTGTGTCTTCAGGAACCACAAAAGGGCCGTCACTTTGTGTTGATTTTGAAACTTTTTCCAAAGTCGGCTTGTGACAAAGATCAACGTTTCTTGAGCAACAAGCTGCATCGTGCTACAGCACAAACAAGATAaacatataaaatataaaagaaaaaagaaaataatgttttttgcattgagttACCAGTCTAGATGGGGTTAAAAAGCACTGTTGGTAAACCTCCTCAGAGAGGATGTCCACCTGTGGAGAAAGAAAGTAGTTAGCATCATgaaacactttatttattcaatctCATTACAACTGTAGTATTTAAACACATTCTATAAAAGATTTGGGATATTTAGAAGACAATTTAGCATCGTCTCAAACACCTGGGTAATGGCcatgtgtcccaatacttttgtctacATGATAAATGTCAAACTATCTCCCACCTCAGTGTATTCTTCCATCGGTTCTTCTTCCAGGCTTGATCCTTCGGAACGTATCAGAAAAACCTCATGAAGGAtggtcatcaagtgttttgataaaatggaaaacatgAAGTGGTCATTCAGTACCCGAGTCACTGTCATCACTGCTTTCGTCTTCCCACTCGTGGTGATGAACTTTCTCCTCTCCGTTCAAAGTGCCCCATTTCGCCTGCAGCCTCCTCAGCTTCCTCTCATACACGGCCCTGGTGGAGCCTCACAGATACACAAACATTCTTACTATAAGGTCTGAGTTATTCCTTATTAGgttacagataatggatggatggaagattcatgtattatttttcacCAAGAAGCATATCTTCAAGTGTTAGTCAACCTTACCCACTATTGGCCCAATTGTGACCCCGTACGCAAGTAATGCGGCCTTAAGGTCATCATCCGTCAGCATACTCAGGTTACATTTCTGTCCATTGTTTGGCTTCTCTTCCTGCAAAGGACAATGATTTAGAACCACTGCAACATTCATAGAAATGATCCGAGTTTACGAAGTtgctgtttgaaaaaataaaccaaaactACATTTTGCAACCGCAATGTACTTAACCAGATCAGCTAACAagtttgcttttatttctttaactACTATTTTATTAAACAGATGAATGGCGCTCTCACCATGGTGGCCGGGCCACCAAGTTGGACTGGATCTTGGACAGCATGCACTAAACTTAGCCTGGCATGTTCTCCATGATGCCTTTCTGTGGCATGCGGTgatttgatgacatcacctTGAAAGCTTTGTGACATGGAGATTATGACCTAAGAGTACATGTCATTTGCAGTGCACCACTTTATCCTAACAACCAGtgacaaaaatacatccaAAATCCCCATGATTGAAAGACCAATTCCAAATGTTGGCTCTTTACAATAACAGGAGCAACTAATTAAGATAAAGGTTTTGTTTAGTTAGTTTTATT includes:
- the LOC119119473 gene encoding uncharacterized protein LOC119119473, with translation MRRLKHLVCLHLVALVTSHDINVKCHENDDFPPSSENSPSLLADLKVEPVKVSGIDMINISWAINIDASVKYLIGTRISGTEVHLCEYFPPFAESNLTGIHQKWFHYLVSESYGSLILVANLPLPPLGSGLSYKFAKIITTQATPSLAPNPTSFPTADVTDIATDPKNNFTSILVNVYLGLAVLMILTSGYIIYKRCGTDLAISVGFKSLPTSVEVPIHVLLVYPPENGAFQKAVMALAEFLQNHAGCSVVIDAWQQSRIARDGPMRWLADQVKAAQRVLIVCPSSSHPTSTPISTTMGGIAIPAAAHDLYPLILNMVASRAKSADELAKFWVLQLGDHQEKRPCNLAPELRACKLFCLLKDLDKLCRSLHTQRQDGKKRLTLFLRPGLIDNRYDSMVKLKDSVEKIRGCLLISKEALPDNSVIITV
- the actr8 gene encoding actin-related protein 8 → MTQAEKEQDNGKEKEKERDKEKEREQRGVKRPIAPPTIPEPLQEQIQSNFVIVIHPGSRTLRIGRATDNLPLTIPHMIARRHKQSGQSRYEDAWLLRDGLNKPESNEQRQNGLKMVDQAIWSKKMSNGVRRTPVSAEQARAYNCQIRPAVLDSNSRVKWTNTSHHPPYLIGEEAVYVKPTDSYDIHWPVVRGQLNVHAGPGGSLTAVLADLETIWSHVIQKNLEIPLKDLKYYRCILLVPDIYNRQHAKELVSMLLLNMGFSAIIVHQESVCATFGSGLSSACVVDVGDQKTSLCCVEDGVSHRNSRLSLAYGGADVTRILFWLLQRAGFPYRDCQLSNRLDCQLLQHIKETLCHLDQDISGLRDHEFQTRFPDAPAFLFQVRLGDEKLQAPMGLFYPSTFGIVGQKMTSLQFRSQGDSEDPHDELYLLATHSKQDQSSKNASDRKVLSRQGGALDGDASGQGGIGELSELPRSSGGSGGMQAETDIGAAQGECLMGVGEAEEALSTHLSRKTAIMNQFEGKALGLDKAILHSIDCCASDETKRKMYSSILVVGGGLMFHGAQEFLLHRIINKMPPSFRRLVDNVEVITRPKDMDPRLISWKGGAVLACLDTTQEMWIHQREWQRFGVRMLRERAAFVW
- the selenok gene encoding selenoprotein K; protein product: MVYVSNGQVLDSRSQSPWRLSLVVDLFWGAVEFFGLFFKTIIDPDLTKDGHSSSRFSDGRGPPGPPGGRRRFGRINFGGGPSPPPMGGGGUGR
- the LOC119118226 gene encoding lamina-associated polypeptide 2, isoforms beta/gamma-like produces the protein MSQSFQGDVIKSPHATERHHGEHARLSLVHAVQDPVQLGGPATMEEKPNNGQKCNLSMLTDDDLKAALLAYGVTIGPIVGSTRAVYERKLRRLQAKWGTLNGEEKVHHHEWEDESSDDSDSGSSLEEEPMEEYTEVGDSLTFIM